In the genome of Candidatus Methylomirabilota bacterium, one region contains:
- a CDS encoding family 20 glycosylhydrolase produces the protein MSKHLTLLFPRPQHVERTGAWFAVPEEPVIDMASPHLQATAEWLAELLRGYGRRPRRSADATEERGRQEARITIRLDPALLTRAQSYRLVIDDAGVSLIGADEAGTFYGVCTLTQLIHLHAPATANAPFVLPGLRIDDWPDFLHRGVMLDVSRDKVPTMETLFDLVDLLASWKINQVQLYMKHTFAYRGHEVVWQYASPFTGAEIEALDAFCRDRYVELVPNQNSFGHMHRWLVHEPYRRLAECPDGLSHPFSPNREPYGLCPIDPGSLALLADLHEQLLPHFTSRHFNVGLDETLDLGHGRSAAVCAAKGQERVYLDFVQHIHGLVSQHGRTMQCWGDMLRQRPELLRELPNDVIILEWGYEADHPFAEHSRLFTAAGQRVYVCPGTSSWNSLAGRTENALANISNAAAAGHRTGAIGFLTTDWGDNGHLQPFPVSYLGLLAGAGMSWYSADAADPSRLDIPALLDAHVFRDQAGVMGRLAYDLGNAYLHAGPRLQNSSVLFQILVFADHDLSHLQVEGLSFESLERTLAYIDGVMAPLTKVRMARPDAEDIRKEFGWVADMLRLACRLGMGRLQEGQHRPLGAILVQTRTALATELRALIGRHRELWQGRNRPGGLDDSTARLGRILLLLEG, from the coding sequence ATGAGTAAGCACCTCACCCTTCTCTTCCCCAGACCGCAACACGTGGAACGGACGGGTGCATGGTTCGCGGTGCCGGAGGAGCCTGTGATCGATATGGCGTCTCCGCATCTGCAGGCGACCGCCGAGTGGCTTGCAGAGTTGCTGCGGGGCTACGGGCGACGCCCCCGACGGAGCGCGGACGCCACCGAGGAACGGGGCCGTCAAGAGGCTCGCATCACGATTCGCCTCGATCCGGCCTTGCTCACCCGGGCCCAGAGTTATCGCCTCGTGATTGACGACGCGGGCGTCTCCCTGATCGGCGCCGACGAGGCCGGGACCTTCTACGGCGTTTGCACTCTCACCCAGCTGATACATCTCCACGCACCGGCCACCGCAAACGCCCCCTTCGTGCTTCCCGGCCTCCGCATCGACGATTGGCCCGATTTTCTGCACCGAGGCGTCATGCTTGATGTGAGCCGGGACAAAGTCCCCACCATGGAGACGTTGTTCGATCTGGTGGACCTCTTGGCCAGTTGGAAGATCAATCAGGTACAGCTCTACATGAAGCATACCTTTGCCTACCGTGGGCACGAGGTCGTCTGGCAGTATGCCAGCCCCTTCACCGGTGCGGAGATTGAGGCCCTGGACGCCTTTTGTCGGGACCGCTACGTGGAGCTCGTACCCAACCAGAACAGCTTTGGCCACATGCATCGTTGGCTGGTTCACGAGCCCTATCGCCGGTTGGCCGAATGTCCGGACGGCCTTTCCCACCCCTTTAGCCCCAATCGAGAACCCTACGGTCTCTGCCCTATCGACCCCGGAAGCCTCGCGCTCCTGGCCGACCTGCACGAGCAACTGCTCCCCCACTTCACCAGCCGCCACTTCAATGTGGGACTCGATGAGACTCTCGATCTGGGCCACGGCCGCTCTGCTGCGGTCTGCGCAGCGAAGGGCCAGGAGCGGGTCTATCTCGACTTTGTGCAACATATTCACGGCCTGGTGAGCCAACACGGTCGAACCATGCAGTGCTGGGGGGACATGTTGCGGCAGAGACCCGAGCTGCTGCGCGAACTGCCCAACGACGTCATCATCCTGGAGTGGGGCTACGAGGCCGATCATCCCTTTGCCGAGCACAGCCGTCTCTTCACGGCCGCCGGACAGCGCGTCTACGTCTGTCCGGGCACCAGCAGTTGGAACAGCCTCGCCGGGCGGACGGAAAATGCCTTGGCGAACATCAGCAACGCGGCCGCGGCAGGCCACCGCACCGGGGCCATCGGCTTTCTCACGACCGACTGGGGGGACAACGGGCACTTGCAACCCTTCCCGGTAAGCTATCTTGGCCTGCTGGCCGGGGCCGGGATGAGCTGGTATAGCGCCGATGCTGCCGACCCCAGCCGCCTGGACATACCGGCGCTGCTCGATGCGCATGTCTTCCGCGACCAGGCTGGGGTGATGGGTCGCCTCGCCTATGATCTGGGCAATGCCTATCTGCATGCCGGTCCCCGCCTACAAAACAGTTCGGTCCTCTTTCAGATATTGGTCTTTGCCGATCACGACCTGTCCCACCTGCAGGTCGAGGGCTTGAGCTTCGAATCCCTGGAAAGGACGCTTGCCTATATCGACGGCGTGATGGCGCCGCTGACGAAGGTGCGCATGGCGAGGCCCGACGCCGAGGACATTAGGAAAGAATTCGGCTGGGTCGCCGACATGTTGCGGCTGGCCTGCCGGCTTGGCATGGGCCGCCTGCAGGAGGGCCAACACAGGCCCCTTGGTGCCATACTGGTCCAGACCCGGACTGCGCTAGCCACCGAACTCAGGGCCTTGATCGGCCGGCACCGAGAACTCTGGCAAGGCCGCAATCGTCCCGGCGGTCTTGACGATTCCACCGCTCGGCTTGGGCGCATCCTGCTTCTCCTTGAAGGGTAA
- the nuoD gene encoding NADH dehydrogenase (quinone) subunit D, whose protein sequence is MPETKTMLINMGPQHPSTHGVLRLVLELDGEVVVKVTPHIGYLHTGMEKIMESKRYQQAITITDRFDYLAPMSNNLAFVLSVEKLLGIDVPERTKYIRVLLTELTRIKSHLVALGTMALEVGAQSVFLYCFREREKILDIYEMVSGARMMSSYFRVGGLMADLPEGFDKAVQQVLGEFPPRFDEYEDLLTKNPLWIQRLKGIGVIKGEEAIGWGLSGPNLRASGVPWDLRKSNPCSGYEQFDFEIALGQDGDSYERYLVRIFEMRQSLRIVEQALKEMPGGPINIDNPKIVAPPKKVVRQSMEALIHHFLLYSQGFDVPPGEAYVPVEGPKGEVGFYVVSDGTNKPWRVKLRPPSFLNIQVLPTLIEGHMLADVVAIVGSIDFVMGEADR, encoded by the coding sequence ATGCCCGAAACGAAAACCATGTTGATCAACATGGGCCCGCAGCACCCCTCGACCCATGGGGTCTTACGGCTCGTGCTGGAGCTAGATGGGGAGGTGGTCGTGAAAGTCACGCCCCACATCGGCTACCTGCATACCGGCATGGAAAAGATCATGGAGTCAAAGCGGTATCAACAGGCCATCACTATCACTGACCGATTTGATTATCTCGCCCCCATGTCGAACAATCTGGCCTTTGTGTTGAGCGTCGAGAAACTGCTGGGTATCGATGTTCCGGAACGGACCAAATACATCCGGGTCCTCCTGACGGAACTTACGCGGATCAAGAGTCACCTCGTGGCCTTGGGGACGATGGCCTTAGAGGTCGGGGCTCAGAGCGTTTTTCTCTACTGCTTCCGGGAACGGGAAAAGATCCTGGATATCTACGAGATGGTCAGCGGGGCCCGCATGATGTCAAGTTACTTCCGGGTAGGGGGACTCATGGCCGATCTCCCGGAAGGCTTCGACAAAGCAGTTCAGCAGGTCTTAGGCGAGTTTCCCCCGCGATTTGATGAATACGAGGACCTCCTGACGAAAAACCCGCTTTGGATCCAGCGCCTCAAAGGGATCGGGGTGATCAAGGGCGAAGAGGCCATTGGCTGGGGGTTATCTGGTCCAAATTTGAGGGCGTCTGGTGTCCCCTGGGATTTGCGAAAGTCAAACCCGTGCTCCGGTTATGAGCAGTTCGATTTCGAGATCGCCCTCGGACAGGACGGCGATTCCTACGAGCGGTATCTTGTACGGATCTTTGAGATGCGACAGTCGCTCAGGATCGTGGAACAGGCCCTCAAGGAGATGCCGGGGGGTCCGATCAATATCGACAATCCCAAGATCGTGGCCCCGCCGAAGAAGGTGGTCCGACAGAGCATGGAGGCGTTGATTCACCATTTCCTCCTGTACTCCCAGGGCTTCGATGTACCGCCGGGAGAAGCCTATGTCCCGGTAGAGGGACCCAAGGGGGAGGTAGGCTTCTATGTGGTGAGCGACGGGACCAACAAGCCCTGGAGGGTCAAGCTTCGTCCCCCCTCGTTTCT